A genomic window from Nomascus leucogenys isolate Asia chromosome 10, Asia_NLE_v1, whole genome shotgun sequence includes:
- the C10H19orf48 gene encoding uncharacterized protein C19orf48 homolog: protein MPVTQVLYQRQLVKGMTVLEAVLEIQAITDSRLLSMVPGPARPPGSCRDPTQCTRTWLLSHTARRRWISGLPRASCRLGEEPPPLPYCDQACGEELSICHRETWAWLSRTDATWPGAPGVKQARILGELLLV, encoded by the coding sequence ATGCCTGTTACCCAGGTCCTGTACCAGCGCCAGCTGGTCAAGGGCATGACAGTGCTGGAGGCTGTCCTGGAGATCCAGGCCATCACTGACAGCAGGCTGCTCTCCATGGTGCCAGGGCCCGCCAGGCCACCAGGCTCATGCCGGGACCCAACCCAGTGCACAAGGACTTGGCTGCTGAGCCACACAGCCAGGAGAAGGTGGATAAGTGGGCTACCAAGGGCTTCCTGCAGGCTAGGGGAGGAGCCACCCCCGCTTCCCTATTGTGACCAGGCCTGTGGGGAAGAGCTGTCCATATGCCACCGTGAGACCTGGGCCTGGCTCTCAAGGACAGACGCCACCTGGCCTGGTGCTCCAGGGGTGAAGCAGGCCAGAATCCTGGGGGAGCTGCTCCTGGTTTGA